Within the Zea mays cultivar B73 chromosome 10, Zm-B73-REFERENCE-NAM-5.0, whole genome shotgun sequence genome, the region CTGTAGTATGTTTATACCGGACAATGTTATACAGACTTGGGTATTTGTATTGAAGTGTAAAGTTCCCCAACCACTTATCTTCCCAAAATCTGGTTGCATGCCCGTTGTTAACTTTGAACATACCATTAGCTAGAAAAAGGTCTTTGACTTTCATCAATCCAGACCAAAAATGTGAATCTCCTGGTTTCCTAACAACCTGCCCAAAGGTTTTGTTACCTAAGTATTTCTTTCTTAAAATCTGTTGCCACATCCCATCCTCATTTAACAACCTAAACAACCATTTACTTAGTAAACACTTATTCTGAATATCGATGTTCTTAATCCCCAAACCTCCAAAAACCTTGGGTTGGCATAGAATATTCCACTTAGCCAATCTGTATTTTTTCTTTTGTTGATCAGATTGCCAAAAAAATCTAGACCTCAGATAATCCAATTTTTTTAAAACCTCCCTAGGTATTTCAAAGAAGGACAACATATACAATGGAAGACTCGTAAGGACCGAATTAATAAGGACCAGCCGTCCTCCATAAGACAAATGTTTGCCCTTCCAGCTACCCAATTTCTTTTCTATACGTTCGAGCAGGGTGGCCCAATCAGCATTACTAAGCTTCCTAACGTGCATAGGTATGCCTAGGTATCTGAACGGGTAAGTCCCTGTCTTACATCCGAAAAGTTGGGAGTATAAATGTTCACTTTCTTTAGCCGCACCAAAGCAGAAGATTTCACTTTTATGGAAGTTAATTTTAAGGCCTGACAATTGCTCAAAAGCACATAAGATGAGCTTGAGATTACAGGCTTTCTCATAATCATGATCCATAAAAAGAATAGTATCATCTGCATACTGAAGGACAGAGAGGCCATCGTCCACCAGATGAGGCACGACACCACTAATCTGACCCTCTCTCTTTGCCCTATTGATTAAAATAGCAAGCATATCCACTACTATATTAAATAGAACCGGCGAGAGAGGGTCACCTTGCCGTAGCCCCTTCTTAGTTTGGAAGTTATTGCCTAGCTGTCCATTCAGTTTAATGTTAACATGGCCTTTTTGAGTAAAACTACTAATCCAATCACACCATTTTTCTGAAAATCCTTTCATCTGTAAAGATTGTCTCACAAACGACCATCTAATCTTATCATAAGCTTTTTCAAAGTCAATTTTAAACACAACACCACTCAGTTTTTTCCTATGCAGCTCATGAATGGTCTCGTGGAGTACCACTATCCCTTCCATGATATTGCGTCCTGGAAGAAACGTTGTTTGGGTTGGACTAATGACTTTATGAGCTATATTTAACAGTCTATTCATGGCAGTCTTCGTGAAGATTTTGAAGCTCACGTTCAACAAGCATATAGGTCTGTACTGTTCTATCCTTATTGCCTCAGCCAACTTTGGGATTAGAATGATCGTCCCAAAATTGAGGCTGTGCAGCGGTAGAGAGCCCCTATTGAAGTCCTCGAACAGAGCCATCAAATCCACCTTGATCGTTTCCCAGAATACCTGATAAAATTCTGCTGGAAAGCCGTCGGGACCAGGCGCTTTGTTATGTTCCATCTGGAATATCGCATACTTAACTTCGTCAATGGTAAAGTCTGCGGTAAGACTAGTATTTTCCTCCTCAGTGATTTGCGGTATATCCTCTATCCGTCTATCATCCAAGTGGACATTGGATTCATCTGCAGGACCAAAGAGGGATTTATAGTAAGATGTGATATGCTTTTTAAGCTCATCATCTCCACTAATTATCCGAACTCCATCCTGTAGTTTATAAATCCTAGTCTTCCTATGTTTACCATTCGCGACCAGATGGAAATATTTAGTGTTCGCATCCCCTTCCAGCAAACCTTTAGTTTTTGCTCTCTGGTACCACTTAACCTCTTCTTCTCGTAACATGGCCGCGAGCCTATTACGAAGAAAACTGCGCATGTCTACTTCTTGTGTAGAAAGAAGACATGTTTCAGCTTTCTTATCAAGGGTGTCAAGTTTTTGGAGAAtttctttcttttccttcttATTTGATCCACTCGTGTTTTTTGCCCAACCTCTCAAGTATTGTCTTAACTTCCTTATTTTTCGCTGCCATCTCTCAATGGCAGTATCTCCACCATACTCCTTTGACCAAATTTGAGTGACCATCTCCCAGAATCCCTCCCGCAACAGCCATCCAAGTTCGAACTTGAATTCAGGCTGTGCGGAGGAAGCAAGGTTGTCGCCACTATTTAAAATTAAAGGGGTATGGTCTGAGATATCTCTAGAGTGAGCAACTACTGTGGACCTAGGAAACTTTAATTCCCATTCTGTGGAGACAAGAATACGATCTAGCTTTTCATATGTGGGAATAGATCTTGAATTAGCCCAAGTGAACTGTCTTCCGGACAGTTCGAGCTCTCTCAAAGTCAAGCCATCTATTACCGCATTGAATAGAAAAGGCCATCTCGCATTAAAATTGTCGTTATTCTTCTCTGATGAGTTCCTGAGAATATTAAAGTCTCCCCCAATGAGGATTGGGTTGGTAACATGGCTCACCATATTAACCAGTTCGGCTAAAAAATTCTCCTTAAGGTTATCCTGTGCCGGACCATATACGCACACAAGAGACCATTTGAACCCATCATCTTTGTTACGAAGAAGAAATTTGACATAAAAGTCTCCCTCATCTATCGAACCTATATCATACACATTGAGATCAATACCCATAAGTATACCTCCTGACCGCCCCCTTGGTTCCTTGCAATGCCAGATGAACTCTCTACCAGCACAAAGGTTTTTAAGGAACGTATCCGAAAAAACATTCTTGCCGGTTTCCGAAAGCGCAATGAAACTAAGGTTGAATTCCTTAGTTAGATCAGCCACAAAGCGATGTTTTTTCGGGTCTTTAAACCCATCACAATTCCAAAAGACTCCCTTCATTATGacctttttttatttttcctcACTTTCCTACTCTTTCCCATCTTCATTCCTCTACCATATGCAGTTTTAACAGAGGATGATGGACAACCTGACTCTTGCCAATATGGGTTATTAACAAGGTCTACATCCATCACTTCCTCCGTTATTTATCCACATAGGTTATGAAGAATGAACTTATCAATATCATCCTCTCTACTAGAGTCCAAAGATTCACTATCCGATACATCCGTTACACCCTCAACCTTTTTAGCAGCTGGTCTAGAATTCTGTTCCTTGTCTAACAAAACTACCGAATCAGATACCTCCCTATCATTTTTGCCTAAACCAATACCAATGTTGCTAAGATTTAAAACAGCCTCAGAAACGGGAATGTTAAAGATACTATATAAATTAATATCAGCCAACATGCTTTGCGTACCTCCGTTGCGTTCTGCCTTCAAGCGTTCGGCCCTTGCCAACGCGTGCTCGTCCGACGTGCTTGGCCTCCTCTTGCGCCCTGCAGCCAAGGTCTGGACACACTCCGGAATCGCCGCTAGCTGCTGGACCGTGGCTGCCTTAGTCCCCTGTGATTCAGAGCTTGTTGCCATCGCTGCCTTCTCTTCAAAAACAGCCAGCCTATTCTCCTCATCACATTGCAAGGCTTGACCATCATCCACCGGATCAGCATCCATCACTTGCTCATGCTCCCCGACATCATTACTGCCTTTCTTCTCCTCTCCATCTCTCCCTTCCTCACCCGACATTTTGAATTGCTCATTCCCTTCCTTGGCATTATTTTGCTTGCTGTTGTCACCGTTACCCTGGTCGTCACCGCCAAGATCAGAGACCATAGGTGTTGGATCATCATCCAGAGGGCCTTGTTCCACCCAATAGTGCACCTCGTAAATTATCTTGTTAATTTCCACATCACCTGCGAATGGAATTGCCTCTGGATCAATGACAGCCACCAACATTCTACAGATCCCATGCTTGCGGAAAAAAGGCATGTCCACTTCAACCGTGACCCCAAGTGTCGAACCCACTCCCCAAATGTGTTGGTAAGTGCAAAGCTGAGCCGGCAGTCCATCAAACTGCACCCACACATCCGTCAGCCTTGCCTTGACCCGTCCTTCCGCCATGCTAGTGCTAGCTATGAATTCCAGCACTGCCTTCTGTGATTTAGCACGAACCGGCCCCCACTCCACCATACGCTGCAGTTCCGAGGCTGATGGAAAGGTGGTTCTGTAGGAACTAGCCGAAACTTGTTCCACCTTCCAAGGAGCAGACCCGGGAAGCAAGCGATCCAGCTCACGGTTAACATTCTCCAAGCTGATCAGTCCCTCCGACACTTGTATCATTGCTGTCCTAGCATCTTGCTTCGTCTTCACCAGCTTCTTGTTCGAGGGAATGTGGAAGAAGCCGCCCTTGTTGATGCCAAAGCCGGCCGGAACCGCATAAACCTTCGGAGCGTTGAACACCGGGCATTTGTGCTTTATGTGCGTATCAGTGCCACATACTTCACAAAACAGCGCCGCCGAACACTCACTCATGACATGTCCCTTGCCGTAGCACCTATGGCAGTAGCTCTTGTTGTTCTTAGGCGCATCCACAAAACCCTCCTTCTCTTGATCGGACTTTTTCTTCTCTTCCACAACAGCAGGTTTCGGGTGTACCTTCTTCCCATCACTAGGTACCGGCATCACAGGTTGTTGAGCAGCAGAAGGTTGAGCAACACCCCCTCCCTTGTCGGCATTCATACCCTGGAGAGCTGAGAGTGCTTGCTGTAGCAACGCCGCTGCCATTCCTGCCTGATCCCCAGCAGTGCCAATACTTCCACCTGCAACCGGACCAGTCCCCGTTGTGCCATCCATGCCCGATGCCGGAGTCATCGTACCAGGGCCAGCTGGGTTGGGTCTCGCCGCGCCACGGCCTCCAACCGGGCCGTGCATTCCGCGCCCGTGTCCTGCCCGCGACCAGGTCCTCCCCCGGTTCTGGGCGTAGCCACGGCCGCCACCGTATCCTGGACGGAATTGTCCTGAGCCGTTGTACTGGAATCCCTGCCTCGGTGCAGCCCTCCCTGCGCCAGGCACGACAGGTCGCCCTCCCTGCACTCCTTGCTGGGAGTCCCCGCGGTTCTCCATGGGTAGCTGCGGCACCTTGGTTGAGTCCGCGTAGGATTGGGACCCTAAAGCCAGACGTTTCGTCTTTGGCGCTCGGTGGTAGAGAGGAAGCGACGCGTGTGTTCTGTCAAAAAGAACCACAAGACCGGCGGGCGGCTTGTATGGTTCGTTCTGGACTGCACAACGCCACAGCACGTCTCCACTCTGGCCCACCGACGCATTACTTTCTCTCAGGCCAGGCCCACCTATGCATGCTGCTGCAGCAGCCTGTTTCGATGAAGAAGACGATGCGTTGGATCGCTCCGTTCGTCTCCCACGCCTCGTATTCTCCATTCTCGGTCTGCTCAACTGAGGGTGCCGCCTCATGGTCTCCGATGGACCAGATCTCGTCGCCGTGGTTCTCTTCCGGCCGCCATGGAATTTGCCCGCCTTGGCCATTAACAAGGCATCCCCAAGGGTTAGCTTAGGAGACCTTCGAGGCTTTGGCAATGGGCCGTTCCATGGCCGGACACATTTACCAACCGGCGTAACCGAGGATCTTTCCAAAGAAGCTACCTTCTCCGGCAATGGTGCCTCCACTGAGGACTCCCCTGGTGCAATAGAATTTGAGGCTTGCGACGACCAGACTGAAAGTGCTCGTGTAGAGACGCCATCGTCGCTTGATGTGTCGTCCTCCCCACACGAATCTTCCTCTGATTCATCCGTACTCAACATCCAGAACTTGCCCCAGGGGCCCTTGCCCTTGATGGTGTCTCTAGCACTCTCACTTACCTTAAGGTCCAGACCGGAGAGCATTGCCGACCAGCCAGGGGCCAGCGTGAGCCTTCGCGATCTGAACTGCACTGGCCCCATCTACATGAGGTCGCGGACGAACTAGCCGTccgccgtcgccgccgtcgtTACCGGCAGCCGGTCGCCGACACTCGCCGACGCTCGCCGGTTACCGCAGGCCGCCGTCTTCCTCTCGCCCCGCCACCACATGGTGCGAAAAATCTATGCAGTGCCTCCAACACATCAACCAAGAGAGAGAACACCGCTAGTTTCTTGTTGAAAAGTTATTAGATCTTATCCATCATTTCATCTATATAGTCACCAAAATACTGTTTTCTACTGTAAATTGCATTGTTCGTAAGATTAAGATTGAATTTAGGTATAGCCGTACGGTGATAGTAAGCTGTTGTAGATAGCCTTAGACCATGTCTAGTAGATCAGGCAACATTGTCTTTTATCGTAGAGTGAAGTCTAAAATAGAAGATAAGATAGATGATAAAATATAAAAGCTGCTATAATAACCTCGTTACTCTACACAAACCATATATACCTATTCCGTTCGTTCTACGATTTACTATATTGCACAAGTTTGGCTAAGTTTTCTTAAATATATCTATTTAACAGTTGTGATTTGAAACAGATGCAATATCAAGATGTTAAGTGTATTTTATTTGAGTAGTttgattttttttttttgcatcaTTGTGTATTTTGTATAAAAACGGTTAAGGTCAAAAGAATTAGTTTATAATAGGTTTAAAGGAACTATAGGCACTCTCTAAATTAATGTCTGGAGATAAGTAAAGGGACTTTGTCTGAAACCCACACAAATCCTTTCAATGGATCTTCAGAGCCTAACTAGGGCATAAAACGAGCAACCTAATAAGCATTGAAACATATTTTCAAATTTAAAGCTATGTACATAAGCTGTAGAATTTTGTAAAGGTACCCAAACACACTAAAAAACCTGATCAGAACATATTCAGGCAATTAAACAAACTATATTGACGCAAAGCTAGTATTTTGGTCGAGGTCCGACTGCAACCCGTAAGAAATATATGCACTCCGTGGGAGTTTTATGAGAATTTCATTCTCAATAAATAAATGATATGGGATGACAGACCATGCAATTTACTGATCAAAGATACGTGGGAGCTTTATTGGAGATGGCAGAGTTATGTATGGATGAACTATAGATACACTGTGTTTTAGATGGCAACGCGATGAACGTTGCCATAACAGACTTAGAAACAATACAATGAAATATATCATTCAAACTGGCTTAATTAGTGGCAGATCAAAAGGAAGTTTAGAAACGCAAACAATTATTATTACGTAAAAATATTTATTTAGAAAAAAGTAGTGTTTTTTTGGAAGAAAATCTTTTACACTTCGCTATGTCTAAGTGGTTATAAGGTCGTTGTAAGGTCGGTCCACcactatccaacacaaacatgtaCAACTCTTGTTGGTATGCATAGCAGGAAATGGGACAATTAGGGCGTCTCCAATGTTAAAAGTAATTATCTGTTAAGAAACACACACGAAGATGTATAAGGGTGTGTTTGATTCGTCTAACTAAAGTTAGTTCTTATCGTATCGAATGTTAAATGATAATTACATAGTTAAAGACTAAAAGACGAACAAATTTATTAAATCTAACTATGCATACATTTAATATTTGTATTGATATTCAACCAGTTGATTTGACACAAATTAAACTTTAGTCAGAAAAACCAAACACTCCCTAAATATACAACATATCCAATGGTTCAACTATAACTCGTTCTTCAAGTTTAACATGGTCCACACGTCATAGATCTTTACTACTTCTTTAATCAAGGGAGTTCTAGTTACCCTAAGTCAAACCATTATGGGCGTAAGCAAAGTTTTTTTTTACATAGGAGCATCATATCAAATGTGCTTCATTGGATACACTATAAAAACGGTCTAAATgatatttattcggtaatcaatTTATTAGTCGTTcttctttgattgcgaataaacAGAATATAGAATCTGCCttataaatttatattcttgtttttaacattgaACCTATAAAGATTCctaaaaggtaaacctcaaattcattCTATATTTTCTCAAATGATAGATATAAAATTCGGTATAGATTCATAAATAAATTTGATATTTTTTCATTTTTTGTTGTTGTAgagagcaaataatacataaaacagtttatgcaatatttcatttttatttgtaaatatgtgattgataacataagaaaagatgaATATTAAACTTTAtatatatctattttaaaatattaatttTGCCCTGTTCGGATAACATTTTCATCCCTAGAAAAGTATTTTCATGATTTACTGCTATGATGTGGTAGATATTAATAATTTCGGTTACAAATTTTATTAGATTTAGGACATCGTTATGTCTCGGGGTTTGAAATAACCGCAAAAATCATACCTGAGAAAATGAAGAGAGGAGAGCTTGCTTGACCAATTAGGTAGTGTTTGGCtgaagagccaagtagaatgGAACCGTTCTGTCCtaattttattgttgtttggttacaaaggaactagaacggaatggctccaattagggaatattctcctcagatccggaaccattccgctccaaaaaatcaaccggacggagccgctccgttcccatcccgttctcacagtcacgctccgttccattcactctgcaaccaaacaaaaaacagagccgctctgttctagattaccaaacacagaacaaaGTGACTctgttcctagaatcaaggatggaacggctccgttctacttggcttctcaaccaaacactacctaaactCATCGACAGTTCGGTTGAATCAGTAGAACTTTACTTTAAGATGATCGACATGGAGAAGAAATTTAGTAATTTACAGATAAAAACATTAAAGTGGGGCCCACTCGAGAAAGAGTAAGCTGGACCGGTGGGGCCCATGCTCCTATGCCTTTAAAATCCCCTCGATGAGCGCCGCAGAGCTCCACCACACGCCCCATCGACACAAACTCGTTGAGAGCGCCTCAAAACCACCAGAAAAATTCCCCAGATCGTCCCCAgcacgaaaaagcgcagatggagCATTCCGGCGCCAAGAAGTCGAACAAGATCACCGAGGTCGTGCGGATGCAGCAGATGCTGAAGAAGTGGCGCAAGCTCTCGGTCACCCCCAAGGAGCCAAGCTCGCCCACctccggcggcggcggaggcaatGCCGGCGAGAGCAAGACCAGGAAGTTCCTGAAGCGTACGCTCTCCTTCACGGACGGGCCGCCCTCGGGGTCCCCTCCGCCGCCGCCCAAGGGCCACCTCGCCGTGTGCGTGGGCCCCGCGATGCAGAGGTTCGTGATCCCGATGGAGTACCTGAAGCACCGCGCCTTCGCGGCCCTGCTGCGGGAGGCCGAGGAGGAGTTCGGGTTCCAGCAGGAGGGCGTGCTCCGCATCCCCTGCGAGGTCCCCGTCTTCGAGTCCATCCTCAAGGCCGTCGAGAAGAACAAGAAGGACGCCGCCTTCTGTTACTGCGGCGTCGAGTACGCCGCCGACGAGGTCGGGCGCGGCACGCCTAACAACCCGCTCTGCAGATAGGTGGAGCTCAAGAACCAAACGGAAATGCTTTCTTATATTTCCCCCCATTGTAACGTGTTGCGGTGAGGGATGAGTCGATAGTATCTCCCCCCGCGGATTAGAATTACTGCTCCGATTTTTATCTCTGCTGAACTGAGCTGATCTGGACTGGGTAATGTAACAGCCATGGATGCAACGAATCATGGAAAAATTGATGTGGAAACGAAGGGTTTTCTGTGTTCTATTGAAAGGCAATGAGGAGGAGCTACCTCCAACTGAAATATtcgattttttttcttctttccgtTTGTCCTTTGTCATCCTTGATTTGCAGTAATTGTTCCTCCATCTTATGTAGTGCATCACGGTTGTTTATAAAGAATCTTGACAAGTTGAGCATACTATAAAATATAATGTACGTTATGTACTTCATCAGTACATTTATGTAGTACTTTAATTGTAATTCTGCATAGTTTAATGGATTCTGGAATATCAGCTATTGTTTAAAGTGATAACCAACTGTTGCCGTTTTTTGTTCCGAGGCGAAGAATGAGGTATTCATTAGCATCAATCAAGACTTACCTGAGCGAAGAAATGAACAAAAGCTCTGATACTGATACGCTGCAAACCGGCAGCAAGTTGCTTGATGTAGAAACACaggtttttcttcttcttcaggaTTTCGATCTATTTCTAAAGAAACTCTTGAGAAGTTCTTGCTCCTCAGTTCTCATGCACCATTGCTTGGCAGTTGGCACTCTACTTCCCTTGTATGCCACTGTCCCATAGGGGATGAAAAAGATTTTGTTTTTCATCTCTTCTGCACCATGCATTGCTGTGTAATCTGTTACTACGACGGCAGTGGTATACAAAAGGGAAAAATTGAAGTACTAGTGACATATAAGGAATGGTGCATAAGAAATTTACTCAAGGCGATTGGCACACTATCTTCACttaaaaaatgaaaaaaaaaagaACTTTGTGAGCACAAGAGATCTGAGAAAATTCACTCTTGTCAAAGTATGATTGTTTTTCTTCCTCTCTAAAACCCTTAGGAGATCTAAGTTTGATGCCAGTTTGACCTTCTTTCGTTTCATTTTACTGGTACCAATTATTAAATGGTCCAGCcctgcatatccttgagagtttaTCTGTACTAACTATGCGCTTTTTCAGGTCAATGTTTTGTCTGCTGTTTTCCTCCTTCCTTGTTGGCTTGAACCCAAAGGAAAAGCGAAGTGCCTTTTTCTCAATTAAAAGGAACGGCCCCAAGTGATTTCATCCGTCAGAAAATGAGTCCTTGAGATCGTGAAGAGACCTCCCTCCATGCCACTCCAAGAAAAAAAGTACAGCTTCAAACGATCAGTCGCTCTTATATCTTCGCATCTCAAAAAGGTCCATCAGCTGGTCCAGCAATCCATCTGAATAACTCCTTTGGCAGCTAGGGGAGGGTAACCCAGGGGAGTGAGCACCCAGGGGCCATAATCCCTGTTATCCAGATTCCCTGGGTTAGGAATGCCGGACGGGGCTACCTTTCTCTGCTGCTCTTTGGCAGCCAGCAGGGGACTCTACACCACTCGGCCAGCAGGGAACTCTTTCAGCCAACAAAGAACTCCACACTGCTCATGTGTGCAGTGTACATATAACCAATGTGTGCAGCTACTTTACAAGACCAATGTCAAACATAGTCTCACAATAAAACATAGCCCATGTGTACACAAATATAGTCTCAGTACATCATAATAAAACATAGTCTCATAAAAAAACATAGTCATAATAAAACATGTGTGCACAAACATAGTCTC harbors:
- the LOC100284202 gene encoding SAUR20 - auxin-responsive SAUR family member encodes the protein MEHSGAKKSNKITEVVRMQQMLKKWRKLSVTPKEPSSPTSGGGGGNAGESKTRKFLKRTLSFTDGPPSGSPPPPPKGHLAVCVGPAMQRFVIPMEYLKHRAFAALLREAEEEFGFQQEGVLRIPCEVPVFESILKAVEKNKKDAAFCYCGVEYAADEVGRGTPNNPLCR